The Tripterygium wilfordii isolate XIE 37 chromosome 1, ASM1340144v1, whole genome shotgun sequence sequence AAAAATGTCAGCTTCACAACAGACAAACTCCTAATGGCAATGAGAGAGCGCCATCGCCGGAGCCCACAGCCATGCACCCATTGAGAGATACGAGAAGAATAAGATGAGAAGTTGACAGAATGTGAGAGATTTTGGCCCAATGCACTTGAGATATTTTCCATGGTTACGCTCCCCACTAGTAAGCTCGGAAATGCGAGGCCCCACAGATGGATACCTAATAATGCAGTCACCTGAGCACGACTACCATCATTAACacatcaaaattttctatgctaAAACTGAATCGTATAATTAGGAGGGGATTATTAGTGAAGTATACTTCCTATATAAACCAGAAATACAACATCCACACAACTGGTCATGTAATATGATAAGGATGGCAATTCATGTGCTAACAAGATACTGAATATCTAGACTTGAGTAATTAACCATAACGACCCGAATTCGTTCCTCACACATAAAACTCAAATTCTCCCTCTTCCTTTACAGATAACAGCCATTGCCATTCCAGGAGCCATGATGCATTCAGACCAAGGTCGCAGTCTCTGAATGCATCTCTCTTATGTTTGTGTTTTCCTACTCATCTACTTCAAAGGTAGTCATCTACTTTGATTATTATACCAAATGACCGAAACTTCTTCCGTCGTTACACTTTACCATCGTGGAACCACCATCCGGTTTCCTTTGGGGATCTTCCATTTCTGCAATTCTTTACATAACAATCATGTCTTCAGGGCGTGTTGCTGCAAACAAATGCAAATCCATCAAACTAAATGTCTTATATGCATATTATAATGGAAAGCATGATATCAATTACCAAGTGCCTAACCCCTTAGTTGTTACACTTTATCATCGTGGAACCACCATCTGGTTTCCTTTGGGGATCTTCCAATTCTGCAATTCTTTACATAACGATCATTGTCTTCAGGGCGTTGCTGCAAACACATTCGAATCCATCAAACTAAATGTCCAATAAGCAGTGCCTAACCCCTTAGACTTACAACCTCATAATTTCAATCCATAAAACATGGAGCGCAAGTCCCTAATTTTTGCAAAAATATTCAATTCCCTGAGCAAACATGATGACTAGTATGACCTGGAGAAAATTGAAAAGTGTAAATTCAAACCTTCGCAGTCGAGCTTGATAGCATTGAGAGAATGCTCATACAAATGGAACTGACTGTCATGGCGGGAGACCATGAATCATATAGAATATCTAGACAGACAATAAATTCAATATCAGTCTTGATGCAAGGATAATTAGCAGCATATTTGACTTAGGCAATCACATGAACAGTAACACGTATAAACACTCCTGTAATACACCGGTCCAAGATCTTTCAGGAAAAACAACCTATCTCTTGATTCCAAATTGAGCACAAGGTAGGAAATCAAAAGTTTGCAGGATGAAGTTGtgcatcttttattttttagaatGCAGAATTTGTGAATTAGCACGTGCATGTTAGCAAGACTGGTGTTTTGTGAGTATTACATTCAGTTTGTTTTCCTGGAATGCACATCATTATACCTGGTAATTGTTCAAGCGCATATACAAATGGAAGCAAAAATGTAACAGTAAATATACTTTCAAGGCAAATGCAGAGAGCTTGCAGATGCAAATCCACGATCCTTTCACTGGCCATACATAGTATAATCCTCGTCTAGTATGAATCACAAATTATATAAGAACTCAGTCAATATGCATTTGTTGTATAGTCCACCAGGCAGTAAACAAACCCTTTACAGAAATCACCCCTCATTACCCTCATATGTTTCAAAGGCAGACAGGAGTCTGACCTCTTGCATGTCGAGTGAATTAGAAGGCTTTCAATTTTGTATATTAAGCAGAGGGCAAGCATTGAATGTGAAAAAACAGTCAAAATTTCTATAGACCTGCAACATTAAGGCAGAAATCTCCCGAAAGAAAGCCTAAATAAATTTGAGCAAGGATCGAAACAGGTAACCTAGAAAGAAGCCTATTACTTTCAAAATCAATcacagaaaaaaagaaagaaggaccAACAAAGTACAAACAAACAAGTAACTTGTGATGGAAGATAGCAACATTGAAATATAATACAAAATTTCCAACCAAAAACGCAGCATGAATTCAAAAGTCAATGCTACTACACCCTAAATGTGCATACACTGCAAAAGCGAGAAAAAACTGCATCGAAGAGGCATACATTTAAAGAAGATGATAAACAAAATTGAAAGCAACCCCAAACCATTACCTAAACATATATGGCCATTGCTATATATATGGGGATGCAGCGGGGCAGGATGAAGAAATATAATCTGTTAAGACTCAACatcgaaataaaaaaaataccatcataaaaaatacaacaaaatgTTCAACCTACAAGTTCTGTCtgcataaaaacaaaaacaaaagagagtaaAGAAGCAATTAAGCAAACCTGAGGGGCTTCCATAGGGTAATGCTCAGGAAAATCAACCTGAAGTTGATAGGTTTCACCAGCATAGAGCGTTCCTGATGCTCCATTTACTTCAATAACCCATCTTGACATCAAAATCCACACAACCCCAATCCCAAAAGAAATTATAAgaaaaaattgcataaaagcaaACACCATCAAGCACACAAAACATAGATTCCTCAAatactaagaaaaaaaaaagtaacagagCTCGAGACGGCCAAAACACAGGAAACCGCCTCTTTTCTTCTAAGCAGACGCACATAAAGCGTACTAAAGAAGATTTCCAAAGGAATAGAAGGCGAAGAGATGAAACCTTTGAAGATTATCGGTGACTTTGTGTTTAAAACCGGAGGGAGGGTTAATCTGCCATTCCAGCAGCTCCTTCTGTAACCGATTGCAAGCGATCTTACTCAGCGTCTGCAATTACAGTCAGATTGTCCCTCCACcatcaacaaaaatcaaaaaccacaaAACTTTGacagacatacatacatatgtaaaAAGTTGTGTACGTGAAGAAGTTAGGGTTAACCTTGCGAGCGTTGGCGGAGGAGCTGGTCATGATGGTCTGGTCTCTCAACAATGGCTCAGACTCGCAGAGTAAAGAGACAGCTTGTGAATTGGAGCTTCGCCGAAGTTGAACCCAGCGACAATTTATGAGGGCGACCCCACCATAtccttattctctctcttcctatTTTTATGCTAATATAATTGTTCCTTTAAACGATGTCGTTTGAACAATGTCCATCCTAGGCCCAGCCCAGCCCTTATATAGGGTTTGGGGCAGGGCTCTCGGCCCACGGCCCGAATTACACCCTCTAGGGGTAACACACCCCCATCCTAGTCCTGACGAAGCGAGGCGCACCGCACAACAGAGTTCGATGGCATCCTCTCTATCGTCCTCCCTCTCTGCAATCCTTTACCAACCTCACTGTGCTCTGCGACTCAGAATCCATGGAAGATACTTTCGCTATTCTACTGTGAGGCTCCTCTCCTCAGATAACTACGCATCATATTGCAATTTGGCGACACGGCAGCGCAATAGTAGGAGATTCTCTGTCAATCTATCCAAGAATGTGTCGCAATCTCACCTCTGTTTCTCCACCGCCGCCACTTCGGAGGGCCCGAGTCTTCGGGACTTCATTACTCAAGCTGCTCTTGTCACGCCCCAAACCAACCCCGAGTGAGTACTCACATCTTCAAGAGCCATTAATGTTGTTGAGCTTCATTCCGTTCGTTGCGACATAACAAGTTACTTGAAAATACAAATTTGCTGTTGAATTAGTTTAATTGTTCCAAAATGAATTGATTTACTTTCAGATAACACAAATGGAACTCTTGAAGTATGAGGATCAGATAAGATGGTAGCCGTGTAAATATTGTTTGGAACAAAAATACAAGTAAACCAATGCTGAATAAAAATCATACTGCCGGTTGCCAATGTTCATATGAAAATTCCCATTAAGGTAGATTTGCATAATGCTTTAAAGGGAGATCAATTTGTAAATGTAGTCAAAATTTTCTGGCTTAATTCATTTTCTTTACCTGAGTGAGCAAGTTTTGGTTAATCTTTTTCATGAAGATTCCTATATGTTGTTTGAATGGTTCTACACAATTTTGTCCATATTATTCCGTTTTCGGATGATAGAGCTTATAtttccaatttttattttatactttCTCTAGCACTGTACCAGCTTCTGAAGTTGTAAAAAGAGGTCGAATATATCATGAAACGTATGGATGCCAAATGAATATTAATGACATGGAGATTGTTTTATCTGTAATGAAGAATGCCGGATATGATGAAGTTATGCCGAATCCTGAGAGTGCTGAGATCATCTTCATCAATACCTGTGCAATTAGGGACAATGCTGAACAAAAAGTATGGCAGAGACTTAATTATTTTTGGTTTCTAAAAAGGCACTGGAAGAGCAATGTCGCTACTGGAAGGTCCAAATCTCTACACCCTCCAAAGGTAGTTGTATTGGGATGCATGGCTGAGAGGTTAAAGGAAAAGATACTTGATGCAGATAAGATGGTCGATGTGGTCTGTGGGCCTGATGCTTACAGGGACTTGCCCCGATTATTAGACGAGGTAGATTATGGTCAAAAGGGTATCAATACCCTTCTATCTCTTGAAGAGACTTATGCTGATATAAGTCCAGTTCGAATCTCCAAAAATTCAGTTACCGCATTTGTCTCGGTGATGCGGGGTTGCAATAATATGTGCTCGTTTTGCATTGTTCCCTTTACCCGAGGCAGAGAACGATCACGCCCTGTCGATTCAATAGTAAAGGAGGTGGCAGAACTTTGGAAAGAAGGTGTGAAGGAGGTAACGCTCTTGGGCCAGAATGTGAATAGCTATAATGATGCATCTGGCACTGAGAAGGAAGTTGAACCAGGAACAAATTGGCAATATGCCGAAGGCTTTTCCAGCATAAGCAAGGTGAAGACAATGGGTTTACGTTTTGCTGATCTTTTAGATAGACTGTCTACAGAATTTCCAGATATGCGGTTTAGATTCACATCCCCACATCCTAAAGATTTCCCTGATGAGTTACTGTATTTGATGCGAGACAggcataacatttgcaacctcATCCATTTACCTGCACAGTCAGGGAATAGCACTGTTCTTCAAAGAATGCGCCGGGGTTATACTAGAGAGGCATATCTTGATCTTGTGCAAAAAATTAGGAGAATTGTTCCAGATGTGGCGTTGACCAGTGATTTCATATGTGGTAAGAGGTCTTATTCTATTTGTTATTGTATGCATTTTTTTCCCTGTATTTGAAACTTTGCAAGATGAGTTTGTGGGATGGATGTACTGGCAGAAGTCTCAGTTTCGTAGTTATGAATACATTTCTCATAGACATGCAAATTCTCAGTTAACTTGCCTGCCTATATCTTTTCTGTTGGGGGAAACCATAACTTGTTTTGGGaagccaaaatattttttttttaaaatttggaagTACACGCATCAACTCCTAAGTCCTAATGCTCATTGCCAATGTGTCAAAACTTGACCATTTTCATAGTGCTTATTTGGATCTGTGTTTCTTGAGTggctcttaattttattcactTTTTCAGGTTTCTGTGGAGAAACGGAGGAAGAGCATGCAGACACACTAAGTCTTATAAAAACTGTTGGATATGATATGGCATTTATGTTTGCTTATAGCATGAGAGAGAAAACCCATGCTCATAGGAACTATGCTGATGATGTTCCTGAGGATGTTAAGCAGAGGAGGCTGACAGAACTCATTGAGACTTTCCGTGGGAGTACAGGTCAGTTCTATGACTCCAAGGTTGGCACTGTCCAACTTGTGTTGGTTGAGGGGTCCAACAAGAGAGCTCCAGAGACCGAGCTTATTGGCAAAAGTGATAGAGGCCATAGAGTCTCATTTACCAACATGGCATTGCCACTTCGGTATGAGGATAATACTAGTTCACGCAATCCAATAGTTGGTGATTTTGTTGAAGTTCGTATATTGAAATCTACTCGAGCATCACTCTCAGGGGAGGCACTTGCCATAACTAAATTGAGCTTATTCTACAATGACATGGATGAAGAAGCATTTGTCGCCAGTGCAAGCAGCAGTTGAAATCTACATTCATTCTCAACATGGAAGCAACTTCTTGATGCTAGATCAAAGATGTTGTGTGTAAATATATGCATGTGTATTGTGTAGCTCTTCTCATTAAAGTGGTAGAAACAGAGAAGGTTATGGTACAAATGTCAAGATGGCACGCGGCGACTACTTGGACTACTCAGTCGTACTGCATTTTTGTATTTCAGTGTTATGGCGTGACATTTGCAGTATTTTTACTGCCTAGCCTTATAAGCTTATAGAGATTACTGTTAATGTGAATTTTGCTGCTGTAGGATTTTGAACTGATTCGTTTCATGAAGGGTTGTTGTTCCCCCCTATTATTTTCTTGAAACAGGCTTAAAGCTACGTAATGGGTGATAAAACttcttgtttgtaaacatttaTGTCACAATCCTTGACCACATAGCACTAGCCCACTAGGTTAAAAGCGGATGACGCTCAAGTTGAGAATTCAAACCAACTTACCTGGAATTTTCTTGATTTCGTGGGCCTCCTCACTTCcaagaagagattaagagccacaTTTCTTCCACATGGGTTTCCGTTTAGTCTACATATTGTATGCTTTGGCAGTCCGAGCTTTACGCCCGCACAAAATAGAAAAGTATACATCAAAACGTATAGAATCATTTTACTTTCTGGCATTGAACTATGACCAAAGCCAAGCCAAGTATCACGCTTTATAGGACTCTTatctaaacaaaataaaaataagccCCAGAATAAGCAAACATAAAGTGAGGTTACATCCTCTTCTACGTGCACATAATGCAAGTTATCATCATCAAGCAGAGGCAGTAGCAAGGTGCTTTGAAATAGTAGCTTGCAGCTGTTCTTTCTTTGCTCCCACAACCTGGTCAACAATTTTACCTTCTTTCAGGAACATGAAAGTTGGCCTAGCCTCAATGGCCCAGTCCTTAGCAAGCTTTGGGCATGCTGCGCTTAGATAAAGAATCGAAAGCATGCCTATTATACTTACTTGGCATCGTAACCATGAAAACGAAGCTGTTGCAGCCGTTTCCTTGTGGATCCATAATATAAACTGGTATCCAGAAGAAGAGTGAAGAGCTGGAGGGAGGATATGAGTTAACCTCTTCAACATCTCAATGTAGATTTCACATAGCTTGTATTATCTTGGTTCCACTCAGTTTAAGTTCCTTACAGggattcaataaaaaaaactccACAAGAGACTATGGAAGCAAGAGTAAATTTTATTGTATGCTATCATGAGTTCATTCATCTTAATCCGCACATTGAACATCATGCATACCATATAAATTATCTTCATGAAGGACCTTAGAAGGTTTCCCCCTTGTGAGCTCCCTTGAAAATGCCGCAAGTTGATGAAGTTTGTGGAAAATTTGCGAGCCAACAGGACCTGCCACGAATTTGAAAACACACTGCAGGGTGTGTTTTCTCACTTTTGAATATATGCTTCATATCACTCGACAGACGTGGGCAGTAATGGCCGGACCAGGCTGGATTTCCCTGCACCTACCAAACAGTTGCTTCCAGATGTTGATGAAGGTGCTATCTTTTCTGCAGCAAGCATGCTTTCTTCACTTCTTCCCCAGACAACTAGGAACAGTCCAGCCATGATTAGCACCGCACCAATAATCCTGATTTGATTCGAACAACAAAAGTCGACGTTTAACCAACTATTCCATAAATCATGTTTCATAGAGTTGAAATCTAAATTTCTGATTGTGAACTAATTGGACTTTTCAATATAGGATATAATATTCACAAATACCAGAAGAATGTGCTTTTAACAAGCCAAAATAGAGCAATTGATTGATTTTTGAGGTGATGCTACTTACCCTCCTAAGTAGAATTCTTCACCTAGAGCAATAGATGACATTACAGCTGCAAGGAATGTCTGCAAAGGCAAATACCCGGAAACAAACACAGGGCCACCCCGTTCTATCACCCATATTTGTATTCCAAATCCAATCCCCGAAACAACCAACCCCTTCAAGAAATATAAAAATACTATGctattgttattatatataatgaaaTTTTCAGGAAGGATTATTGAACAGGTATCACAAACTCAACTAGCCTGCAATAGTGCGCGCATTGACCCAAGCCATGAGGTAAAAGTACTAACCGCGTAGAAGATACTAAAGAGTTCACCACCAGAGGCGACCCGCCAGCCTTGTGAATCTCTTTCAATATAGGCTGCAATAGCCAAAAACTGCAGAACACTAAAGAAGCAAGTGAAGGAGTAGACTGAGAACCGAGCTGGGTATCTCTTCAAGATGAATGCTTGTAGCACAATCCAACTGGACCAACACAGACAGTGTCCAATGAGACAGATGCAACCCAAGGTCCAATTCTTACCCTTTGCATCTCCTAATAAAAGCAGAAAATTCGATTGGTTTGAAGGAAGATTCAGGCCAAAAATGGTTGGTCCCTTGTAAAGTGTTATGACAGAAGCTCCAATTACAGAAGTAAGAGTTCCAAGCACCTTAGCTACACCATTTTTGCTGTTCAACTGCACTTGCTCTAATCTGTAATgcagaaaatacaaaatattggTGGATAACAACAAAACCCAATTcaaatttagggttttaatTCAAGACAGAGCAGGAGAAATGTCGATTGCCTGAACAAGGCAGCCAAGATAAAGGTCACAGCTGGGACAGCATTCTCTAGAGCAGAAGCAAATGTGGGCGAGGTGTTGTCCAAGCCAAAGATGTAGAATCCTTGATTTAATGTAATTCTGATACACAAAATGAGAACTTCAATCTACAAGTTTCTTGAATTAAATCTTAAATTTATCAAAAGTTTCTTAAATCTACCATACCCAACAAGGCCGAGGAGGAAGAATTGAATTATTAACGAAACAGTCAATGGTGGCCTATCTTTCCTGCAAAGACAACTTAGGGTTCTGTAAAGAAATCAAACACTTTAGGCAGAACATATTATATACTACAACTGCCTACCTTTCTACAAAATAAGCGAAGGGAACCAGAAAAACCAGTGCAATTATATTCCTGTAAAGAGGGAATACAAGTTTGCTTGCACCCATATCAAGTGCAGCTCTCATGAAGACATGGTTTCCTGAGTAAACAAGCATAAATACTGCCATGGCCATGTGGGGCTTGGCATGATCAGGAACTGAAAACATTCTCTTGGTGAGTGAGGATCCAGTTCCGGCCATTGGAACAGCTGAACCCAgatgtcaaaagaaaaaaattaacataaagAGCAAGTATAAACCAACCATAGCACCAGGCTTGCCATGGCTGTTTAATCCGACTCACTTGACTGAAATGGAAATAATAATTTACTTGGGTGTTGCAGGGACACTTACTCGTTTGCAGATGCTTGTAAGCTCAATAATGGCGATCTCAAACACAATTTTGACCATCTCCATTCATACGTAAGACTGCAATAATATAGTATTTTTCCTCTCTTCCAGAGAGGGTACAGAGTAGACAACTCTTAGCTCTACAGGTGAGTGAGAGGTCGCAGATTTTagtttacattatttttatattggATTCGGCTCAAAATTTAATCGACCTATATTATTTACGAGTAATACATGTGACTCATGGATTTTCAATTGGGTGGAGCAATGCAAGAGGAGCATCaggaaatgaatttttttattaataataattagaaaattaattaaatcttaaatatattttaaggCCAATCTGGACCGGGCCCGAGCTAAAATGTTAAATCACATGCCCGGCCCAAAACTCAGCCTGGGCCCCGGCATAAAATTTTTCCAAGCTCGGCCCAAAATTCCCATCACAAAGCCCTCTTTCTACCcggcggggcggggcggggcgaTCAGATTCACACAAGCACCGACCATGTCTCTGCAACGGTAAAGATTTTGACGAAAAGTTCCCTTATAAGATTCCTTAAAACGCGCCGTTTCAGTTCTCTAGAAACACCGACCCTGCATCTGCAACGGTGAGAGTGAGATTTCGACGAGAAGTTTTCCTAAAACGTGCCGTTTTAGTCTTCCAAAGGCGCCGACCCTGACCTCTGCAACGGTAAGATTTCGATGAGAGGTTTCCGTTGTAAGTATCCTCTACTCCGCATATGGGCCTGCGAGGAAGGAAAGTTTAGGTTTGATAGGATTTAGACGTCGTTGGAATTCAAAGCAAACCAGTTGCTCGCGTATTCTCCGAATCGTAACTCTCGAATCACACACCGTTATTCGCAGCTCTAATGCCGCCTAAAACTGAGAAAGTAGTGGTCGATGTGGTGGATATCGTCAGCAGCGACGATGAAGAGTGTGTAGCACTGGCTACTGGAACGAACAATCCGACATCGCCGATCCGAAGAGTGACGTCGCAAAGCATATCCCTAGCGCCGCCGCAGCAACAACTTAACTCTGGGGATATCGCGAGGCCGTTGGTTCAGACAGATCAAAACCTCGAGTCTCGCAGTTTCTGGAAGGCCGGGAATTACGCTCTGAGCCGCACCGCCCGTTCTGCTCCCGCCTCAGGTATCACAATTCACATCCCGCAATTTCCACTCTTCGTATCTATATCTATAATATTCTACGAATATGATTTTAAGCACGAACTGATTTTACAGGTCAGTTGGAGCACGCACGAGTACATCCCAAATTTCTCCATTCTAATGCGACTTCCCATAAATGGGCTTTTGGAGGTGAACATTTGTCTTTCAAATGAGGAATGTAACCGCCAAAGATAACCTCCATAACTTAtttatgtgcatgtgcatgTATATCATGCCATACACTCTTCTAACATGTATTTATCGTGAAATacctgattttttttccctttttgcaGCAATTGCAGAGCTCTTGGATAATGCTGTTGATGAGGTATGGTCAAACCTGCATGCTTAACTAATGCTTTACTATGGTAACAATATGTACTTAATTGCTacgaaaattttttttgttgaattaattTTTGGCTGCTTTCAGATATGACTTATGCGTGGCttggatttttcatttgaaCTTGTGTCACTGGATAGTTGTTGAATTCTGTTTTGTGTAGCACTAGCATCTTGTGCAACTGGGAAGCATAGAGAGGTTAAACCGGGGATTGCTACATAATTGTTTTTGATACCCAGCAGCCAC is a genomic window containing:
- the LOC119997057 gene encoding probable ubiquitin-conjugating enzyme E2 16, which encodes MTSSSANARKTLSKIACNRLQKELLEWQINPPSGFKHKVTDNLQRWVIEVNGASGTLYAGETYQLQVDFPEHYPMEAPQIIFLHPAPLHPHIYSNGHICLDILYDSWSPAMTVSSICMSILSMLSSSTAKQRPEDNDRYVKNCRIGRSPKETRWWFHDDKV
- the LOC119997035 gene encoding CDK5RAP1-like protein, which gives rise to MASSLSSSLSAILYQPHCALRLRIHGRYFRYSTVRLLSSDNYASYCNLATRQRNSRRFSVNLSKNVSQSHLCFSTAATSEGPSLRDFITQAALVTPQTNPDTVPASEVVKRGRIYHETYGCQMNINDMEIVLSVMKNAGYDEVMPNPESAEIIFINTCAIRDNAEQKVWQRLNYFWFLKRHWKSNVATGRSKSLHPPKVVVLGCMAERLKEKILDADKMVDVVCGPDAYRDLPRLLDEVDYGQKGINTLLSLEETYADISPVRISKNSVTAFVSVMRGCNNMCSFCIVPFTRGRERSRPVDSIVKEVAELWKEGVKEVTLLGQNVNSYNDASGTEKEVEPGTNWQYAEGFSSISKVKTMGLRFADLLDRLSTEFPDMRFRFTSPHPKDFPDELLYLMRDRHNICNLIHLPAQSGNSTVLQRMRRGYTREAYLDLVQKIRRIVPDVALTSDFICGFCGETEEEHADTLSLIKTVGYDMAFMFAYSMREKTHAHRNYADDVPEDVKQRRLTELIETFRGSTGQFYDSKVGTVQLVLVEGSNKRAPETELIGKSDRGHRVSFTNMALPLRYEDNTSSRNPIVGDFVEVRILKSTRASLSGEALAITKLSLFYNDMDEEAFVASASSS
- the LOC120007239 gene encoding protein WALLS ARE THIN 1-like isoform X2; this translates as MAGTGSSLTKRMFSVPDHAKPHMAMAVFMLVYSGNHVFMRAALDMGASKLVFPLYRNIIALVFLVPFAYFVERKDRPPLTVSLIIQFFLLGLVGLEQVQLNSKNGVAKVLGTLTSVIGASVITLYKGPTIFGLNLPSNQSNFLLLLGDAKGKNWTLGCICLIGHCLCWSSWIVLQAFILKRYPARFSVYSFTCFFSVLQFLAIAAYIERDSQGWRVASGGELFSIFYAGLVVSGIGFGIQIWVIERGGPVFVSGYLPLQTFLAAVMSSIALGEEFYLGGIIGAVLIMAGLFLVVWGRSEESMLAAEKIAPSSTSGSNCLVGAGKSSLVRPLLPTSVE
- the LOC120007239 gene encoding WAT1-related protein At3g53210-like isoform X1, whose protein sequence is MAGTGSSLTKRMFSVPDHAKPHMAMAVFMLVYSGNHVFMRAALDMGASKLVFPLYRNIIALVFLVPFAYFVERKDRPPLTVSLIIQFFLLGLVGITLNQGFYIFGLDNTSPTFASALENAVPAVTFILAALFRLEQVQLNSKNGVAKVLGTLTSVIGASVITLYKGPTIFGLNLPSNQSNFLLLLGDAKGKNWTLGCICLIGHCLCWSSWIVLQAFILKRYPARFSVYSFTCFFSVLQFLAIAAYIERDSQGWRVASGGELFSIFYAGLVVSGIGFGIQIWVIERGGPVFVSGYLPLQTFLAAVMSSIALGEEFYLGGIIGAVLIMAGLFLVVWGRSEESMLAAEKIAPSSTSGSNCLVGAGKSSLVRPLLPTSVE